One window of the Triticum dicoccoides isolate Atlit2015 ecotype Zavitan chromosome 3B, WEW_v2.0, whole genome shotgun sequence genome contains the following:
- the LOC119278619 gene encoding protein GDAP2 homolog: MALASGSGSGGGSDFSVMVIGSDFAVDAGAALLASPADREEWHDCAPDLGDDFSDLEELQVVRVQGADRSGRPVVRVVGKFFPAPVIDGGRLKRYVFHKLRTELPEGPFCILYVHTTVQSDDNNPGMTILRGIYEELPAEYKERLQIFYFLHPGLYSWLAMATLGRLFLSGGLYWKIKYVSRLEYLWGDIKKGEVEIPDFVTEHDKILEHRPLTDYGIEPDPLHLADIPAAGYSFGRYEDKWSPEDRWHSRNYM, encoded by the exons ATGGCGCTCGCATCGggctccggcagcggcggcgggagcGACTTCTCCGTGATGGTGATAGGGTCCGACTTCGCGGTGGACGCCGGCGCGGCGCTCCTCGCCTCTCCCGCCGACCGCGAGGAGTGGCACGACTGCGCCCCCGACCTCGGCGACGACTTCTCCGACCTCGAGGAGCTCCAGGTGGTCCGCGTGCAGGGCGCGGACAGATCCGGCCGGCCCGTCGTCCGGGTCGTTGGCAAGTTCTTCCCCG CTCCTGTTATAGATGGTGGACGTCTCAAGAGGTATGTGTTTCACAAGCTCCGCACCGAGTTGCCAGAGGGTCCATTCTGCATCCTGTACGTGCACACCACTGTACAATCAGATGATAACAATCCTGGAATGACAATCTTGAGGGGGATTTATGAAGAACTTCCAGCCGAGTACAAGGAAAGGCTGCAAATATTCTACTTCCTGCATCCCGGGCTTTATTCCTGGCTCGCCATGGCCACACTAGGCAGGCTCTTCTTAAGCGGAGG GTTGTATTGGAAAATCAAGTATGTTAGTAGGCTGGAGTATCTATGGGGGGACATAAAAAAGGGCGAGGTTGAGATTCCAGATTTTGTAACTGAACATGACAAGATCCTTGAGCACCGACCATTGACAGACTATGGTATAGAACCTGATCCTCTGCATCTTGCTGATATACCTGCTGCAGGATACTCATTTGGTAGGTATGAAGACAAATGGTCTCCTGAAGATCGTTGGCATTCACGCAATTACATGTGA
- the LOC119278618 gene encoding pyrroline-5-carboxylate reductase-like, translating into MAAAPPQPAAPAPGPANGGDAFRLGFVGAGNLAESIARGVAASGVLPASAVRTAPHRRPERGAAFASLGATILASNAQVVDDSDVIVISVKPQIVKQVLVELKPLLSEEKLLVSIAAGIKMKDLQDWSGQRRIIRVMPNTPSAVGQAASVMCLGETATEKDENRVKSLFSAIGKVWTAEEKYFDAVTGLSGSGPAYIFLAIEAMADGGVAAGLPRDLALGLAAQTVLGAATMVSETGKHPGQLKDQVTSPAGTTIAGVHELEKGSFRGTLINAVVAATTRCRELSKN; encoded by the exons ATGGCGGCCGCGCCTCCCCAGCCCGCCGCGCCCGCCCCCGGCCCCGCGAACGGCGGCGACGCGTTCCGCCTGGGCTTCGTCGGCGCGGGGAACCTGGCCGAGAGCATCGCgcgcggcgtcgcggcgtcgggcGTCCTCCCGGCCTCCGCCGTCCGCACCGCGCCCCACCGCCGCCCCGAGCGCGGCGCCGCCTTCGCCTCCCTCGGCGCCACCATCCTCGCCTCCAACGCCCAG GTTGTGGACGACAGCGATGTGATCGTCATCTCCGTCAAGCCCCAGATTG TGAAGCAGGTTCTGGTTGAGCTCAAGCCCTTGCTGTCTGAAGAAAAGCTTCTGGTCTCCATCGCTGCTGGCATCAAAATGAAAGATTTGCAG GATTGGTCTGGTCAGCGCAGAATTATTAGAGTAATGCCAAACACCCCCTCTGCTGTCGGACAAGCAGCATCAG TGATGTGTCTGGGAGAGACAGCTACTGAGAAGGATGAAAACCGTGTCAAAAGCTTATTTAGTGCCATTGGAAAAGTTTGGACAGCTGAAGAAAAATATTTTGATGCGGTTACTGGCTTGAG TGGTAGTGGTCCGGCCTACATTTTCTTGGCAATAGAGGCCATGGCTGATGGTGgagttgctgctgggcttcctcggGATCTTGCTCTTGGTCTTGCAGCTCAGACA GTGCTAGGTGCTGCAACCATGGTTAGCGAGACGGGTAAACATCCAGGGCAGCTGAAGGATCAGGTCACTTCCCCTGCAGGAACTACCATAGCTGGTGTTCATGAGCTCGAGAAGGGTTCGTTTCGCGGCACACTGATAAATGCCGTTGTTGCTGCCACAACAAGATGCCGAGAGCTCTCGAAAAATTAG
- the LOC119278620 gene encoding probable calcium-binding protein CML10: MGKIKMPALFRRRSSSKSRSASPPPTPQEEEGTRPASGAGSPARSAEEEMERVFRKFDANGDGRISRPELAALFESLGHAATEDELTRMMAEADADGDGFISLEEFAALNATAAGDDEEDLRLAFKVFDADGSGDISAAELARVLHGLGEKATVQQCRRMIEGVDKNGDGLISFDEFKVMMASGLAAKMA, from the coding sequence atggGCAAGATCAAGATGCCGGCCCTGTTCCGCCGCCGCTCCTCCTCCAAGTCGCGCTCCGCGTCGCCGCCGCCTACTCCCCAGGAGGAAGAGGGCACCCGGCCGGCGTCTGGCGCGGGGTCCCCGGCGCGGTCggcggaggaggagatggagcggGTGTTCCGCAAGTTCGACGCCAACGGCGACGGCCGGATCTCGCGGCCGGAGCTGGCGGCCCTGTTCGAGAGCCTGGGCCACGCGGCCACGGAGGACGAGCTGACCCGCATGATGGCGGAGGCCGACGCGGACGGCGACGGCTTCATCAGCCTGGAGGAGTTCGCGGCGCTGAACGccacggcggccggcgacgacgaggaggacCTGCGGCTGGCCTTCAAGGTGTTCGACGCGGACGGCAGCGGCGACATCTCGGCCGCGGAGCTGGCTCGCGTGCTCCACGGCCTTGGCGAGAAGGCGACAGTGCAGCAGTGCCGGCGCATGATCGAGGGCGTGGACAAGAACGGCGACGGGCTCATCTCCTTCGACGAGTTCAAGGTCATGATGGCCTCCGGCTTGGCCGCCAAGATGGCCTGA